In Oryzihumus leptocrescens, the following are encoded in one genomic region:
- a CDS encoding tautomerase family protein: MPSTLIEVRRPYTPEQEVAIINAVHESLVAAFRIPPEDRYIRVATFEPHRMVNGLEDGRADAYTRVTIDCFSGRSIEAKRHLYCEIVERLEAAIGIPRDDVSILLRESPVENWGAGGRAASDYDLGFTVNV; this comes from the coding sequence ATGCCGAGCACCCTGATCGAAGTCCGCAGGCCCTACACGCCGGAGCAGGAGGTCGCGATCATCAACGCAGTGCACGAGAGCCTCGTCGCAGCGTTCAGGATTCCCCCAGAGGACCGCTACATCCGAGTCGCCACCTTCGAGCCCCACCGCATGGTGAACGGGCTCGAGGACGGAAGGGCTGACGCCTACACCCGCGTCACCATCGACTGCTTCTCCGGCCGTAGCATCGAGGCGAAGCGCCACCTGTACTGCGAGATCGTCGAACGACTGGAGGCGGCGATCGGGATCCCGCGCGACGACGTGTCGATCCTGCTCAGGGAGAGCCCTGTGGAGAACTGGGGCGCCGGTGGCCGAGCCGCCAGCGACTACGACCTCGGATTCACCGTCAACGTCTGA
- a CDS encoding FMN-binding protein translates to MRLLTGAAVAVAGAAALITSWEAGAQQGNTPVAGVHVAAAAPPPAPAGKATPPAPGKTHAAGTAVPTLRSVTGALVSTPYGTVQVKAVLVGSHLKDVVALKLTDSSSTSVGISGRAEPVLRREAVTAQSARIDSVSGATFTSEGYKQSLQAALDAAHA, encoded by the coding sequence GTGAGACTGCTGACCGGCGCCGCGGTCGCCGTTGCCGGCGCGGCCGCGCTGATCACGAGCTGGGAGGCCGGCGCCCAGCAGGGCAACACGCCGGTGGCCGGGGTCCACGTGGCTGCCGCGGCTCCCCCACCGGCGCCCGCCGGCAAGGCCACGCCGCCCGCACCGGGGAAGACCCACGCGGCCGGGACGGCGGTGCCGACGCTCCGGTCGGTGACCGGCGCCCTGGTCTCGACCCCCTATGGCACCGTGCAGGTGAAGGCGGTGCTCGTCGGCTCGCACCTCAAGGACGTGGTGGCGCTCAAGCTCACCGACAGCAGCTCGACGTCGGTGGGCATCAGCGGCCGGGCAGAGCCCGTGCTGCGCCGGGAGGCCGTCACCGCGCAGTCGGCGCGGATCGACTCGGTCAGTGGGGCGACGTTCACCAGCGAGGGGTACAAGCAGAGCCTGCAGGCCGCACTCGACGCCGCCCACGCCTGA
- a CDS encoding YqgE/AlgH family protein, with protein sequence MPGVESPFLTGHLLVATPQTGGDVFRRSVVLLLHHDEEGAQGVVINRPLDATVDAVLPGWEEVATPPARVFQGGPVALDSALGLVSVPGGGEAPMGVKLLFGGLGLVDLDIPPLVVAPEIAGLRIFAGYAGWSPGQLEDEIRAGGWYVVDAEARDGFSADPESLWPEVLRRQRGNLALVASFPEDPTMN encoded by the coding sequence ATGCCCGGTGTGGAATCCCCATTCCTCACCGGGCATCTGCTTGTCGCGACCCCGCAGACCGGCGGCGACGTGTTCCGCCGCAGCGTCGTCCTGCTCCTGCACCACGACGAGGAGGGTGCGCAGGGCGTGGTGATCAACCGCCCGCTCGACGCGACGGTCGACGCGGTCCTGCCCGGCTGGGAGGAGGTGGCCACCCCGCCCGCGCGCGTCTTCCAGGGCGGACCCGTGGCGCTCGACTCCGCCCTCGGCCTGGTCTCCGTGCCCGGCGGGGGAGAGGCGCCGATGGGGGTCAAGCTGCTCTTCGGCGGGCTCGGGCTCGTCGACCTCGACATCCCGCCGCTGGTGGTTGCTCCCGAGATCGCCGGGCTGCGCATCTTCGCCGGGTATGCCGGGTGGTCGCCCGGGCAGCTCGAGGACGAGATCCGGGCGGGCGGCTGGTACGTCGTGGACGCCGAGGCCCGCGACGGCTTCAGTGCCGACCCGGAGTCCCTGTGGCCGGAGGTGCTGCGGCGCCAGCGCGGCAACCTGGCCCTGGTTGCCAGCTTCCCGGAAGACCCCACGATGAACTGA